The Leptospira sp. WS39.C2 genome contains a region encoding:
- a CDS encoding EAL domain-containing protein — protein MNALEETKQKQYVPLLQPIFSVEEQNVVAYESLGRVRDAKGSLVVVPEFLDPHVTPLRMTVIDRELLGISLDKMKGSEDKLFVNMSPDQVILEYEESKGNSLPIAEIVKESGIPLDRIVVEITEKSGSYGTDVLAAGVELLKEQGFGIALDDVGSESSNLERLGAIKPDIIKIDLNHLKKSIEKREYQSILEYLKQISLSIGSQLLFEGIETAEELYQAVSSGATFLQGYFLGRPLEYKEDKQIIKDAIVPYLHFYHESKRNEVAKEIEFEKQIKSKLMTLPLKTITLGDRVIIDPQSFFKLDPLIQRVYVTDWQGTQVSPYYERISETGFIENMSFLQKNWSYMPYFYKHVKQVFRDSGNWQVSDPYWDKTLKKKVIVFSQVNEMGYSFFVDMVLEEGK, from the coding sequence ATGAACGCCTTAGAAGAAACCAAACAAAAACAATATGTCCCATTATTACAGCCCATCTTTTCTGTTGAAGAGCAGAATGTAGTAGCGTATGAATCTTTAGGCCGGGTGCGAGATGCGAAAGGATCGCTTGTCGTGGTACCTGAATTTTTGGATCCCCACGTAACTCCACTGAGGATGACAGTCATTGACCGCGAATTACTCGGTATCTCGTTGGATAAAATGAAAGGTAGTGAGGATAAACTTTTTGTGAACATGTCACCAGATCAGGTGATTTTGGAATATGAAGAGAGTAAAGGGAATTCACTTCCCATTGCGGAGATCGTGAAGGAATCAGGAATTCCTTTGGATCGAATCGTTGTGGAGATCACAGAAAAATCGGGAAGTTATGGAACAGATGTTCTTGCTGCCGGAGTGGAATTACTTAAAGAACAAGGATTTGGAATTGCTTTAGATGATGTAGGATCAGAGTCTTCCAACTTAGAAAGATTAGGTGCTATAAAACCCGATATCATCAAAATTGATTTGAATCACTTAAAGAAGTCGATCGAAAAAAGGGAATACCAATCCATCCTTGAATACCTCAAACAAATTTCCCTCAGCATTGGATCCCAGTTATTATTTGAAGGCATTGAAACAGCAGAAGAATTGTACCAAGCTGTGAGTTCAGGGGCAACATTTTTACAAGGATATTTTTTAGGAAGGCCATTAGAATACAAAGAGGACAAACAAATCATTAAAGATGCAATTGTACCTTACTTACATTTTTATCACGAATCAAAACGAAATGAAGTTGCAAAAGAAATTGAATTTGAAAAACAAATTAAATCGAAGTTGATGACTCTTCCATTAAAAACGATTACATTAGGCGATCGTGTAATCATTGACCCACAAAGTTTTTTTAAATTGGATCCACTCATCCAAAGAGTTTATGTTACTGATTGGCAAGGGACTCAAGTTTCTCCTTATTATGAAAGGATCAGTGAAACTGGATTTATCGAAAACATGAGTTTTTTGCAGAAAAACTGGTCTTATATGCCTTATTTTTATAAGCACGTTAAACAAGTGTTTCGTGACTCAGGAAATTGGCAAGTGAGTGACCCCTATTGGGATAAAACATTAAAAAAGAAAGTGATCGTATTTTCCCAAGTAAATGAAATGGGTTATTCCTTTTTTGTGGATATGGTTTTGGAAGAAGGAAAATAA
- a CDS encoding TetR/AcrR family transcriptional regulator — MSEKASKLNKSEEILTAALELFTAKGFDGTAVPLIAERANVAAGTIYRYFASKEELVNSLFQKWQENLYLKIKDNFPDGAEPKEQFHQIWTSMAEFQRENPVAFDFLEMQYNLPYLDKKSVAKRALLLKFLTRFAHENRDILIKFPPDALIAIVWGAFVGLVKGSRNGKIKLDDQFLKESENLLWNAIKLPS; from the coding sequence TTGAGCGAAAAGGCTTCTAAATTGAACAAAAGTGAAGAGATATTAACAGCGGCATTAGAGTTGTTTACAGCAAAAGGTTTTGATGGAACAGCAGTGCCACTCATTGCGGAACGTGCTAATGTAGCTGCTGGTACGATTTACCGTTATTTTGCAAGTAAAGAAGAACTCGTAAATTCACTCTTTCAAAAATGGCAAGAAAACCTTTATCTAAAAATCAAAGATAATTTTCCCGATGGAGCAGAACCAAAAGAACAATTCCATCAAATTTGGACATCAATGGCTGAATTCCAAAGAGAAAATCCAGTTGCGTTTGATTTTTTAGAAATGCAATACAATCTACCTTACTTAGATAAAAAAAGTGTCGCAAAGCGAGCGTTACTCTTAAAATTCCTTACTCGGTTTGCTCATGAAAACAGAGATATCTTAATCAAATTTCCACCAGATGCACTCATTGCAATTGTATGGGGAGCTTTTGTTGGATTAGTAAAAGGTTCACGGAATGGAAAAATTAAATTGGATGACCAATTTTTAAAAGAATCGGAAAATTTACTTTGGAATGCGATCAAATTGCCATCCTAA
- a CDS encoding GMC family oxidoreductase N-terminal domain-containing protein gives MDKLIDASYLQKDLDLEADFVIVGSGAGGGTSAEILAKAGYSVIIVEEGNYERSKDFDLKELSTFNRLYYEGATRPTKDKGFTVVQGRTVGGSTVVNWTTCIRTPKETLFYWENELGIKGYSYDELEPWFEVASKRLSIQPWEAHNQNNNLLSVGAKKLGWRFSSIPRNVKNCNMLGYCGLGCPVDAKQSQLVTTIPSALKEKTTLLFRTNAVQYIWKENKIDHLVCKPSVTTNEIIPKIRLFAKHFITSAGAINSPALLLRSQLPDPYELIGKRTFVQLHNYSVAEMPTPVYGFFGAPQSVASDEFLWKDGVKGRAGYNIEAVGAQPIVLMNLRKLVGEEFDAYVKSYPNLHVLVSQIRDGFHEDSLGGTVRLNEVGYPILDYPLNDFIVDGIRRSYLSMAECQFAAGAKTVVPANNVVNPFKTWADAKKGIEKMAIQSPNTVVNSTHPLGGNPMGNSMESSVVDPNGKFHHIKNLSVIDGSIFPTSLGVNPSYTIYAIASKLATKLSKEYQSNVN, from the coding sequence ATGGATAAACTTATCGATGCTTCTTATTTACAGAAAGACTTAGATCTCGAAGCAGATTTTGTCATCGTGGGTTCTGGTGCTGGTGGTGGAACCAGTGCAGAAATTTTAGCGAAAGCAGGTTATTCTGTCATTATCGTAGAAGAAGGAAATTACGAACGTAGCAAAGACTTTGATTTAAAAGAATTATCTACATTCAATCGACTATACTATGAAGGTGCTACTCGGCCAACCAAAGATAAAGGTTTTACTGTTGTACAAGGAAGAACGGTTGGTGGTTCCACAGTTGTGAATTGGACAACATGCATTCGCACACCGAAGGAAACACTTTTTTATTGGGAAAACGAACTTGGGATCAAAGGGTATTCGTACGATGAATTGGAACCTTGGTTTGAAGTCGCATCAAAACGTTTATCCATCCAACCTTGGGAAGCACATAACCAAAACAATAACCTACTCAGTGTGGGTGCAAAAAAACTAGGATGGAGGTTTAGTTCGATTCCAAGAAATGTGAAAAACTGCAATATGTTAGGTTATTGTGGTTTGGGTTGCCCTGTAGATGCAAAACAAAGCCAGTTAGTCACTACCATTCCTTCAGCCTTAAAAGAAAAAACAACCTTACTCTTTCGCACAAACGCAGTTCAATACATTTGGAAAGAAAACAAAATTGATCATTTGGTTTGTAAACCAAGCGTCACAACAAACGAAATCATCCCTAAAATTCGATTGTTTGCCAAACATTTTATCACAAGTGCTGGTGCTATCAATTCCCCAGCTTTGCTTTTACGTTCTCAATTGCCAGACCCATACGAATTGATTGGGAAAAGAACCTTTGTTCAATTGCACAATTACTCTGTAGCAGAAATGCCAACACCTGTGTATGGATTTTTTGGTGCTCCTCAATCTGTCGCATCTGATGAATTTTTATGGAAGGATGGTGTGAAGGGAAGAGCTGGGTACAATATCGAAGCTGTGGGAGCACAACCCATCGTTCTCATGAACTTACGAAAACTTGTTGGTGAAGAATTTGATGCTTATGTAAAAAGTTATCCCAACTTACATGTATTAGTATCTCAAATTCGAGATGGTTTTCACGAGGATAGCCTAGGTGGAACAGTTCGATTGAATGAGGTAGGGTATCCAATCCTTGATTATCCACTTAATGATTTTATTGTCGATGGAATCCGAAGGTCTTACCTTTCGATGGCGGAATGTCAATTTGCGGCTGGGGCGAAGACTGTGGTCCCTGCAAACAATGTAGTGAATCCTTTTAAAACATGGGCAGATGCCAAAAAAGGAATCGAAAAAATGGCAATCCAATCTCCAAACACAGTTGTGAACTCAACACATCCGTTAGGTGGAAATCCAATGGGAAATTCTATGGAATCTTCCGTAGTGGATCCAAATGGAAAATTCCACCACATCAAAAACTTGTCCGTGATTGATGGATCTATATTTCCAACGAGTTTGGGAGTGAATCCAAGTTATACAATTTACGCTATTGCAAGTAAATTGGCTACGAAACTTTCGAAGGAATACCAATCGAATGTTAACTAA
- a CDS encoding bile acid:sodium symporter has product MLTKTEEILFAAMIFFLMVAMGSTLTLENFKKAVHSKKPLLVGMLSQFGFMPLIAFGLAKGFNLSPLFSIGLILVGCTPGGTTSNLLTYYAKGDVALSISMTITSTLLAIVMMPFLFWMYCSGLVPDEIQIPYKSIIGSILLLIIPVLIGIKIRSYNTKLALKIEKIGSFLGILMILFLLAVMVPKNFNILQVTTWQMYVAAILITVLGYSFGYLFSKILKLSETQARTVSLETGIQNGPLTIAVILLSFSGSNVNEILWMPLLYALFVPITSATATYYFYLKSKQISKGNLE; this is encoded by the coding sequence ATGTTAACTAAGACAGAAGAAATTTTATTTGCTGCGATGATTTTTTTTCTTATGGTTGCCATGGGTAGCACTCTCACCTTAGAGAATTTCAAAAAAGCAGTTCATTCCAAAAAACCATTACTTGTAGGTATGTTATCCCAATTCGGTTTTATGCCTCTCATTGCCTTTGGATTAGCAAAGGGATTCAATCTTTCTCCACTTTTTTCTATAGGATTGATTTTGGTGGGATGCACTCCAGGTGGGACTACTTCGAATTTACTCACCTATTACGCGAAAGGTGATGTGGCGCTTAGCATTAGTATGACCATCACATCCACTCTCCTTGCTATTGTGATGATGCCATTTTTGTTTTGGATGTATTGTTCAGGTCTTGTCCCGGATGAGATCCAAATTCCTTATAAAAGTATCATTGGTTCGATACTTTTATTAATCATACCAGTTCTCATTGGTATCAAAATTCGATCTTATAACACAAAACTTGCCTTAAAGATAGAGAAGATTGGAAGTTTTTTGGGAATCCTTATGATCTTATTTCTGTTAGCGGTCATGGTTCCAAAGAATTTTAACATTCTTCAAGTCACGACTTGGCAAATGTATGTAGCTGCGATTCTTATCACGGTTCTTGGATACAGTTTTGGTTATCTGTTTAGCAAAATCCTAAAACTTTCTGAAACACAAGCAAGAACTGTATCTTTAGAAACGGGCATTCAAAATGGACCGCTCACGATTGCGGTGATTCTTCTTAGTTTTTCTGGCTCCAATGTGAATGAAATATTATGGATGCCACTTCTTTATGCACTCTTTGTACCAATCACTTCGGCAACAGCAACCTACTATTTTTATCTGAAATCAAAACAAATATCAAAAGGAAACTTGGAATGA
- a CDS encoding acyl-CoA dehydrogenase family protein gives MNFYFTEEQNALRDAVAAYSKIAGTDPQRDVEERDSEFSWDVLHELGERGWTGVIVPEEYGGLGKGAMEYTIIMEETAKELIYGPQNLIQAQQGLLAVGTEEQKRKWLPELAKGKIMAAQAISEPDAGSSFQNIQTIAVKDGNEWVLNGLKVHINLGKEAQLMMVLAKTDKGLTEFLVDRDSKGIRYEKQDPIGLRSAPMYDVHFEDCRIPADSVLGREGRGIETFMAIFKLSRLGVASQLIGIARGCLDHAVSFTKSRKVGENRVSDFQGIQWIIAKLTSELEAAKLARNQAAWLHDQKVNHNLETSIAKYLAGVVADEVVNKAFTLTGSHACYRNRPYDRYVREVKSLLAGGGSSEVMLNNVAREILRPSYHY, from the coding sequence ATGAATTTTTATTTTACTGAGGAACAAAATGCACTTAGAGATGCTGTAGCAGCATACTCAAAAATTGCAGGTACTGATCCACAAAGAGACGTGGAAGAACGAGATAGTGAGTTTTCATGGGATGTATTACATGAATTAGGTGAAAGAGGTTGGACTGGTGTCATTGTTCCAGAGGAATACGGTGGTCTTGGTAAAGGTGCGATGGAATACACCATCATCATGGAAGAAACCGCCAAAGAATTAATTTACGGCCCACAAAATTTAATCCAAGCGCAACAAGGTTTACTTGCTGTAGGAACAGAAGAACAAAAACGGAAATGGTTACCTGAACTTGCAAAAGGTAAAATTATGGCTGCTCAAGCAATCTCCGAACCAGACGCAGGTTCTTCTTTTCAAAACATCCAAACCATAGCAGTGAAAGATGGAAACGAATGGGTGTTAAATGGTCTAAAGGTGCATATCAATTTGGGAAAAGAAGCTCAATTGATGATGGTATTAGCAAAAACAGACAAAGGATTAACCGAGTTTTTAGTCGATCGAGATTCCAAAGGAATTCGTTATGAAAAACAAGACCCTATTGGTTTACGTTCTGCTCCCATGTATGATGTTCATTTTGAAGACTGTCGTATCCCAGCTGACTCCGTATTAGGTAGGGAAGGACGTGGAATCGAAACCTTTATGGCAATTTTTAAATTGAGTCGTTTGGGAGTTGCTTCACAACTTATTGGGATTGCTCGAGGTTGTTTAGACCACGCAGTTTCGTTTACGAAGTCAAGGAAAGTTGGTGAAAATCGAGTTTCTGATTTCCAAGGAATCCAATGGATCATTGCAAAACTCACTTCTGAATTAGAAGCAGCAAAATTAGCAAGAAACCAAGCAGCTTGGTTACATGACCAAAAAGTAAACCATAACTTAGAAACATCGATTGCAAAATATCTGGCAGGTGTTGTTGCCGATGAAGTTGTGAACAAAGCCTTCACATTAACTGGTTCACATGCATGTTATAGAAATCGACCGTATGATCGATATGTTCGTGAAGTAAAATCACTGTTAGCAGGTGGTGGAAGTTCTGAAGTGATGTTGAATAATGTTGCTCGGGAAATTTTGAGACCTTCTTATCACTATTAA
- a CDS encoding NAD-dependent epimerase/dehydratase family protein translates to MKYTGTTLITGANGFIGFELLKELSKDSTLKIRVTDIRDDKIQLLKKSNIEFIKSDIRNEKELSSLLSGVDRVFHVAGICNLTTKYETLKPINVDAVEKLTEIAFGNKVKAYIHFSSSSVYGTYQGKPFQESDTCHPKDAYGKSKYNGEQIVTEKMKKGLKAIILRPCTVYGPGCNDGAGKVFSRPGKIAGIPGDGKMKLANVRVEDVVSSAIYLSEHEECFGNIYNIADDSHPSLEEALSLAAKMFGSKINQLHIPLFLLKVIAKLEAPFAKLKGKIPDLEYEAIKYLYNDYYMDNQKLKLTGYRFKYPDIVSSMESMKLN, encoded by the coding sequence ATGAAATACACGGGAACCACACTCATTACTGGTGCGAATGGATTTATCGGATTTGAACTTTTGAAAGAGTTATCAAAGGATTCGACTCTAAAAATTCGTGTCACTGACATCCGCGATGATAAAATTCAATTATTAAAGAAATCTAATATAGAATTTATAAAATCAGATATCAGAAACGAGAAAGAACTGAGCTCTCTGTTAAGCGGTGTAGACCGAGTATTTCATGTAGCAGGGATTTGTAATCTTACTACAAAATATGAGACACTGAAACCCATCAATGTAGATGCAGTTGAAAAGTTAACAGAAATTGCCTTTGGGAACAAGGTGAAAGCTTACATTCATTTTAGTTCTTCAAGCGTTTATGGAACCTACCAAGGAAAACCGTTTCAGGAATCAGACACATGTCACCCGAAAGATGCTTATGGGAAAAGTAAATATAACGGTGAACAGATTGTAACAGAAAAAATGAAAAAAGGACTAAAGGCAATCATCCTTAGGCCATGCACTGTATATGGACCAGGTTGTAATGATGGAGCGGGTAAAGTTTTTTCAAGGCCTGGGAAAATAGCAGGAATCCCTGGTGATGGAAAAATGAAACTTGCAAACGTTCGTGTAGAAGATGTTGTCTCGTCAGCCATTTATCTTTCCGAACATGAGGAATGTTTTGGGAATATTTATAACATAGCTGATGATAGCCATCCGAGTTTAGAAGAAGCTTTGTCTTTAGCTGCAAAGATGTTTGGATCGAAGATCAATCAACTTCATATTCCATTATTTTTATTGAAGGTAATTGCAAAATTGGAAGCTCCCTTTGCAAAATTAAAAGGTAAAATTCCTGACCTTGAGTATGAAGCCATTAAATATCTATATAACGACTATTATATGGACAATCAAAAGTTGAAATTAACTGGATACCGATTTAAATATCCGGATATTGTTTCTTCCATGGAATCGATGAAATTAAATTAA
- a CDS encoding SDR family NAD(P)-dependent oxidoreductase, with translation MSKVIVISGIAQGMGREVSLMLASQGYTICGFDIEKKHLDSLAEELNKVNAKHHLESLSITESDKILKFRDNVLKKFDSVDTVLSNVGIGFFGPFEEVNLVKALQCFDINVIGCARLLQAFLPSMRANRSGKIVVMSSLVGQVPFPFESIYSATKFAIEGMVSSFRYEVSPFGIQVAMIQPAQVSTNFAAKAQQLPNTNSPYYERCVRFINRDNELIKKATNPKQAAEKIVKVITSKKPKLFNQVDLMSTFFLGLNRFLPQKLKDKILLDHMNINV, from the coding sequence ATGAGTAAGGTAATTGTAATTAGTGGGATTGCCCAAGGTATGGGTAGAGAAGTTTCTTTGATGTTGGCATCACAAGGTTATACTATTTGTGGATTTGATATTGAAAAAAAACATTTGGATAGTTTAGCAGAAGAATTGAACAAAGTGAATGCAAAACACCACTTGGAATCCTTAAGCATAACGGAATCTGATAAGATCCTTAAATTTAGAGATAACGTTCTTAAAAAATTTGATTCAGTGGATACGGTTTTATCTAATGTAGGAATTGGTTTTTTTGGTCCTTTTGAAGAGGTGAATTTGGTGAAAGCATTACAATGTTTTGATATCAATGTCATTGGTTGTGCTAGACTTTTACAGGCATTTCTTCCTTCTATGCGAGCCAATCGAAGTGGAAAGATAGTAGTCATGTCTTCCCTTGTTGGCCAAGTTCCATTTCCTTTTGAATCCATTTATTCAGCGACAAAGTTTGCAATTGAAGGAATGGTTTCCTCCTTTCGTTATGAAGTGAGTCCTTTTGGAATCCAAGTGGCAATGATCCAACCAGCACAAGTATCTACAAATTTTGCAGCGAAAGCGCAACAATTGCCAAATACAAATTCACCTTATTATGAAAGATGTGTTCGTTTCATCAACCGAGACAATGAATTGATTAAAAAAGCTACGAATCCTAAACAAGCAGCAGAAAAAATTGTAAAAGTGATTACATCTAAAAAACCGAAACTATTCAACCAAGTGGATTTGATGAGTACTTTCTTTTTAGGTTTAAATCGATTTTTACCTCAAAAATTAAAAGATAAAATTTTACTCGATCACATGAATATCAATGTATAA
- a CDS encoding long-chain fatty acid--CoA ligase, whose protein sequence is MKVPNLKQLTLYQLLQEGRLLFGTLPVQSYKNQNKEYQDITYNEFVSTSEMISKALIHLDTNSGDRIGIIADVGHQWLQVSMAITGIGCVDVPRGTDATLDDISYILNHAQCKIVFVENEKTLKKFLPELKKLNLKTIIVFGETKVESIEIFCPIINFSELKTYAANIEDKIYHEIGEEIQEEDLATIIYTSGTTGKPKGVMLTHGSILFEIQALVSEFRKTGVKVGEGDVTLGFLPPWHSGERIFETICFYSGIKIAFTNVQELGKDLAKAKPTILFTVPRVWESFYDKIKDTIHKSSYLKKYFLKLLVWNSVHFSITYDKTFDRIPRLNAPKTGKQLLGQLFSGIQLLLYLPLLPLSKFVLSKILSVLGGRLRYAFAGAGALQAEVDRFMYAIGMPILEVYGMTENSGVSTIRHFNDFSVGNIGKPIQGVTIKLIDELGKEVTKPGIKGVAHHHGRHNMKGYYLEEEKTKAVLTEDRWLNSGDLLVWTAQGNLKFAGRAKDTIVLSGGENVEPEPIEICLKQSEYIDQAVVVGQDKKTLSALVLLNIEKVENYLNEHSIKLDWKQSIYNEVEVIQKLIRDEVKHFISDKNGFKSFERISNVYILQNPFAVHDELTQTQKVKRNRVQEKYHDEIESMYRK, encoded by the coding sequence ATGAAAGTTCCAAATCTAAAACAATTGACGTTGTACCAACTATTACAGGAGGGAAGGCTTCTTTTCGGTACCCTTCCTGTTCAAAGTTACAAAAACCAGAATAAAGAATACCAAGATATAACTTATAACGAATTTGTATCTACTTCAGAAATGATCTCTAAAGCCTTAATCCATTTGGATACTAATTCTGGAGATCGAATTGGTATCATTGCAGATGTTGGGCATCAATGGTTACAAGTTAGTATGGCGATCACAGGCATTGGTTGTGTGGATGTTCCCAGGGGAACAGATGCAACCCTTGATGATATCAGTTATATACTTAACCATGCACAGTGCAAAATTGTTTTTGTTGAAAATGAAAAGACTCTTAAAAAATTCCTTCCTGAATTAAAAAAATTAAATCTTAAAACCATTATTGTATTTGGAGAAACAAAAGTTGAATCCATTGAGATTTTTTGCCCGATCATTAATTTTTCAGAATTAAAAACATACGCCGCTAACATAGAAGATAAAATCTATCATGAAATAGGGGAAGAGATCCAAGAAGAAGATTTAGCAACTATCATTTATACTTCAGGAACTACTGGAAAACCAAAGGGAGTGATGTTAACACATGGAAGTATTCTTTTTGAAATCCAAGCACTCGTTTCTGAGTTTCGAAAAACAGGTGTGAAAGTGGGAGAAGGTGATGTAACCTTGGGATTTTTACCTCCTTGGCATAGTGGAGAACGTATTTTTGAAACAATTTGTTTTTACTCTGGAATCAAAATTGCTTTTACCAATGTACAAGAACTTGGTAAAGATTTAGCAAAAGCAAAACCTACGATTCTATTTACAGTACCTAGAGTTTGGGAAAGTTTTTATGATAAAATTAAAGATACGATTCATAAAAGTTCCTATTTAAAAAAATACTTTTTAAAATTACTCGTTTGGAATTCTGTTCACTTCTCGATCACGTATGACAAAACATTTGATCGGATACCAAGACTGAATGCACCCAAAACGGGAAAACAATTACTCGGCCAACTCTTCTCTGGAATCCAATTACTTCTTTATTTACCACTGCTTCCACTTTCTAAATTTGTTTTATCAAAAATATTATCTGTACTTGGTGGGAGACTTCGGTATGCATTTGCAGGAGCTGGCGCCTTACAAGCAGAAGTCGATCGATTTATGTATGCCATTGGAATGCCCATTTTGGAAGTTTATGGAATGACTGAAAATTCCGGTGTCTCCACAATTCGTCACTTCAATGATTTTTCTGTAGGGAATATTGGGAAACCCATCCAAGGTGTTACCATCAAACTCATTGATGAATTAGGAAAAGAAGTCACAAAACCAGGAATCAAAGGTGTGGCACACCATCATGGTCGTCACAACATGAAAGGTTATTATTTAGAAGAAGAAAAAACAAAAGCAGTTTTAACAGAAGATCGTTGGTTAAATTCAGGTGACCTTTTGGTTTGGACAGCACAAGGGAATTTAAAATTTGCTGGTAGAGCAAAAGATACGATAGTTCTTTCGGGTGGTGAAAACGTAGAACCGGAACCAATTGAAATTTGTTTGAAACAAAGTGAATACATTGACCAAGCAGTTGTAGTGGGACAGGATAAAAAAACTTTATCCGCATTGGTTTTACTCAACATCGAAAAGGTAGAAAATTATTTAAACGAACATTCCATCAAACTGGATTGGAAACAATCCATCTATAATGAAGTTGAGGTGATTCAAAAATTAATCAGAGACGAGGTGAAACATTTTATCTCCGATAAAAATGGGTTTAAGTCATTTGAAAGGATTTCAAATGTATACATCCTTCAGAATCCATTTGCGGTTCATGATGAACTCACACAAACTCAAAAAGTCAAACGGAATCGCGTACAAGAAAAATACCATGATGAAATCGAATCGATGTATCGGAAATAA
- a CDS encoding enoyl-CoA hydratase/isomerase family protein, giving the protein MKTYQSWTIDIEDRIATLTLKTNELNIMDMGTLFELKEISIDLDKNENVWAIILQGNGKHFSSGVQFDILKKVNEISKEEFKTNMREMQSCFSAFESISKPTIAMVQGFCMGGGFMLTQCCDFRIVSEKTVFSIPLVKLGLTVLIGTNRVTRNAGIGPTNELIMLGEKFNPEKALQYNLITKIVSPESLEESTKQFARKFLQLPPKTISITKDIIKRGDKMSLEESLELEIELQSTLLGTSDLAEAMDSFANQRKPKFTGN; this is encoded by the coding sequence ATGAAAACTTACCAATCATGGACAATCGACATTGAAGATCGAATTGCAACGTTAACCCTTAAAACCAATGAGCTTAATATTATGGATATGGGAACTCTTTTTGAATTAAAAGAAATCTCTATCGACTTAGATAAAAATGAAAACGTTTGGGCCATTATCTTACAAGGTAATGGCAAACATTTTTCCTCTGGTGTACAGTTTGATATTCTAAAGAAAGTAAATGAAATCTCAAAAGAAGAATTCAAAACCAATATGAGAGAAATGCAATCGTGTTTTTCTGCTTTTGAATCCATTTCTAAACCAACCATTGCAATGGTTCAAGGTTTTTGTATGGGTGGTGGATTTATGTTAACCCAATGTTGTGACTTTCGAATTGTCAGTGAAAAAACCGTTTTTTCCATACCACTCGTCAAACTTGGATTAACAGTACTAATTGGAACGAATCGTGTTACAAGAAATGCTGGTATTGGACCAACAAATGAACTCATTATGTTAGGTGAAAAATTCAATCCAGAAAAAGCTCTGCAATACAACTTAATTACAAAAATTGTATCTCCCGAATCTTTAGAGGAATCGACTAAACAATTTGCCAGAAAATTTTTACAATTACCTCCGAAGACTATCTCGATAACAAAAGATATTATCAAACGTGGAGATAAGATGTCCTTGGAAGAAAGTTTAGAATTGGAAATTGAATTACAATCCACTTTATTAGGAACTTCTGATTTAGCAGAAGCGATGGATAGTTTTGCCAACCAACGAAAACCAAAGTTCACTGGTAATTAA